The window caggaaggtgatggagtcactgtctctggaggtgttcaagaaaagggcaggTGGGGCAGCGAGGgccatggttagtgggcatggtggggatgggttgatggttggactggatgagtTTAgtggtcatttccaaccttaatgattctgtgattttaagatTCTAAAACCTATTTTAGTGTTCAACCttattctgctgttgtttttttcagtatccAAGAGGAGATTAATTGTTCCTTCTTTGATCTTTCAAAGTCTCCTTCTCTACCAGCCATGCCACACAAGGACAAAAATGAGTCTAGGTTTGATGAGATTTCTCTGAGCTTGATGTCTGTCTGCATTTGATCTCCAGGTGAGCAAGAACTCATCCCTCAAAGTCCTTCCTGCgatgctggtgctgctgctgctgcagatctCACTGAGCTGCCTCTGGCTGGGACATGGTGAGGTGGTGACATCCTTTGAAAGTTCATgccctcagtttttcttccgGAAAACCCCCCCAAATGAAGCCCTGGAGCCAGAGAACCCAGCCTGGATCTGCCAGCGTTACAAGAATCAGTATTATTTTGCCACCCTGTATGACAGGAGCAGGCGTATTCCTGTGTACTCTGCTTACCTGTACCAACCTGGACCTGGCACAAGACCTAAAACCTGGCTGGTGGAACCCCAGGTGAGTGTTCTCCTCATCTCCTTCTGGGAGCACTGTGGGCTCCATGGCTCTTCTCTTCATCCTCTTCTCATTCTATCCACCTGTAAGGACTCCCTGAGTGACCCAAGCTTCAAAGAGGATGCCTGTGCTCTTGttttccccaagcctgtaaAATAACAGGGTGTTGACAGATTAAACTAAAAGAGGCATGAAAAACATAGAGAGAGCTGTTTGTATGGAAATGGGTCTGAATGGAGCACTGAGCAGGGCTGGTGACAGTGTGATGAGATGCAGGTGATGAAGGTTGGATGTGATTAATAGAGGCAGCAGGAACTGAGGAGAGCCTTGGGCAGGTGTGGGATGTGGAGATGAAAGGGAACCAGATGTGTCACACTTGTGTCTCTCCAAAGTCACCTCTCAGACCTGGGAGAATGGAAAATATATCTCATGTATCCACCCactctcctgctgcaggctgggtcTCAAAGGTCACAAGCCAAATAAAGTGCTGTCATATTTtgagctttgttttattttaatctcttgTCAAGGAGGGACAGCTTTATGATTTCTCTCTGATAAGTATGTTTTCATTGCACTGAAATGGCAAAAAATGGGTGCTCGGCACTCAGAGACTTTTGTTCCAGGAAAACCTGCTCCACTACTCCCATCCCCAATACTAacactttttcctctttacctGTCAAGCTGATGGGTCTGAGTTATCCCAAAACAATGGAAAGAGAATGGACACTCTCAAAATATTACAGCGTCACTTCagagcagcttggcaagagCCAGGCTATCCTCCAGGACTACAAGAACCTAACAGGTTTGAACCGTGGCCATTTGAACCCCAGTGGACATCACTCTGACTCCAGCAGCAGGGCGGCAACGTTCAGCCTCACCAACATAGTGCCCCAGAATGAGAAACTCAACGGTGGTGCCTGGAACAACTACGAGCAGCAAACCATGATGAGGAGGACGGTGGGCTGTAACACGACCTACATCGTAGTGGGTGCTGTGCCTGGAAACAACTATATTGCCAAGGGCAGAGTGAATAAGCCCAGCCACATCTGGTCAAGTGCTTGCTGTGAGGTGGACAAAAACCACAGGGAGGCCTGGGGGGTCATTGCTGAGAATGACAAGAATGAGGTACAGCTCCTCACGCTGggggagctggaggaggtgTTGACCCACCTTTATGGGAGGGATCAGGTTTATCTGTTTGATAGTGGCTGTCCCAGGGAATAAGCCCCATTTCACATCCTAGGTA of the Gallus gallus isolate bGalGal1 chromosome 1, bGalGal1.mat.broiler.GRCg7b, whole genome shotgun sequence genome contains:
- the K123 gene encoding K123 protein isoform X1, which produces MLVLLLLQISLSCLWLGHGEVVTSFESSCPQFFFRKTPPNEALEPENPAWICQRYKNQYYFATLYDRSRRIPVYSAYLYQPGPGTRPKTWLVEPQLMGLSYPKTMEREWTLSKYYSVTSEQLGKSQAILQDYKNLTGLNRGHLNPSGHHSDSSSRAATFSLTNIVPQNEKLNGGAWNNYEQQTMMRRTVGCNTTYIVVGAVPGNNYIAKGRVNKPSHIWSSACCEVDKNHREAWGVIAENDKNEVQLLTLGELEEVLTHLYGRDQVYLFDSGCPRE